The following proteins are co-located in the Spinactinospora alkalitolerans genome:
- a CDS encoding helix-turn-helix domain-containing protein, producing MWRHERWSACPVRAPYVGSSLPQSVAERIILPRIRRTRAPLRLPEAVDTWGLRSPGDLSCPSPQQQPDRQARRRLAVLRHAEEVTGSVSQPCRYHGISRNCFYKWLRRYQEEGVDGIGAAGGGEVIVAAGARAAGGPVLGRTGSRGPSSSKPPVDDASADDGGRRGHRAQLLDRIDQSRGTRARALLSRL from the coding sequence GTGTGGCGCCACGAGCGTTGGTCTGCCTGCCCTGTGCGCGCGCCATATGTCGGTTCGTCCCTTCCGCAGTCGGTGGCCGAGCGCATCATTTTACCCAGAATCCGACGTACTCGCGCGCCTCTAAGACTGCCGGAGGCTGTTGACACTTGGGGTCTCCGGTCACCAGGAGATCTCTCATGCCCCTCACCCCAGCAGCAACCCGACCGCCAGGCGCGGCGGCGCCTGGCGGTCCTCCGCCACGCCGAGGAGGTCACCGGCAGCGTCTCGCAGCCATGCCGGTACCACGGCATCAGCCGCAACTGCTTCTACAAGTGGCTACGCCGCTACCAAGAGGAAGGCGTCGATGGCATCGGCGCGGCCGGTGGCGGAGAGGTCATCGTGGCGGCGGGCGCACGGGCTGCCGGCGGGCCGGTTCTTGGCCGTACCGGCAGCCGGGGTCCGTCGTCGTCAAAGCCTCCCGTGGACGACGCGTCCGCCGATGACGGTGGCCGCCGTGGTCATCGAGCCCAGCTGCTCGACCGGATCGACCAGAGCCGAGGAACACGGGCACGCGCCCTGCTGAGTCGGCTGTGA
- a CDS encoding TetR/AcrR family transcriptional regulator: protein MIIDAALRLSDAETGLERLTVRRLAAELGVGTMTLYGYFRSKEEILDSIADHVLGEMRLPEADDDDPATALRTVGWAFLNMMREHPSVVQLFATRVTQSPESMRGAMEGVLERLVSSGIPGTLAVRCYSFLISYAMGFAAYQAPRTWARTDTENRAELRRQRQHFYSALSKEDFPQLVELAPHLVDLPSDEQFSFGLEALIARVLSELDG, encoded by the coding sequence ATGATCATCGACGCGGCGCTGCGGCTCTCGGATGCCGAGACAGGTCTCGAACGTCTCACCGTGCGACGGCTCGCCGCGGAACTCGGCGTTGGCACTATGACGCTGTACGGCTACTTCCGCAGTAAGGAAGAGATCCTGGATAGCATCGCCGATCACGTACTCGGCGAGATGAGGCTGCCGGAGGCCGACGATGACGATCCTGCTACGGCGTTGCGTACGGTCGGCTGGGCGTTCCTCAACATGATGCGCGAGCATCCGAGCGTGGTCCAACTGTTCGCGACCCGCGTGACACAGAGCCCCGAATCGATGCGCGGCGCCATGGAAGGCGTGCTAGAACGGTTGGTGTCGTCCGGGATTCCCGGCACCCTCGCTGTTCGCTGCTACAGCTTCTTGATCAGCTATGCCATGGGTTTCGCCGCTTACCAGGCGCCCCGGACGTGGGCTCGTACGGATACGGAGAACCGGGCCGAGTTGCGCCGGCAGCGCCAGCATTTCTACTCCGCGCTGTCCAAGGAGGATTTTCCGCAACTGGTCGAACTCGCCCCGCATCTTGTCGATCTGCCGAGTGATGAACAGTTCTCATTCGGACTGGAGGCGCTCATCGCGCGCGTGCTGTCCGAGTTGGACGGGTGA
- a CDS encoding asparaginase: MQPLLKIITLGGTIMSVSDENGHAHPRLSGTELVRSVNGLTHVDVESVDPIPSADITMEVILDLAARIERARADGYSGVVIAQGTDTLEETAFALDLLVRPGIAVVVTGAMRHASMPGTDGPANLVDAVRTAATEGAEHHGVLVAIGNAVHFAREVRKVHTQWINAFQSTDIGPAGTIAERRIVLRPRSYTRPLLDAARLTKPIKPAALVTLGMDDDGWWLSSAAQTSALVVAALGGGHIPTRLSERITRLAQSIPVVLASRTGSGHMLTETYGGFAGAEVELLGAGLVSAGSLDGLKSRIALTLLTASGMDTEENRRDQAVLRQTQRGTAELRTLPETRGPDAVAGAHGAVQLR; this comes from the coding sequence ATGCAACCGCTTCTCAAGATCATCACACTCGGTGGCACCATTATGTCCGTATCGGACGAGAATGGGCATGCACACCCACGGCTGAGTGGCACGGAACTCGTGCGCTCGGTGAATGGACTCACCCACGTCGATGTGGAGTCAGTCGATCCGATACCGTCCGCTGACATCACGATGGAAGTGATCCTGGACCTCGCGGCGCGTATCGAGCGGGCGCGAGCGGACGGGTACAGCGGCGTGGTGATCGCGCAGGGAACAGACACCCTCGAAGAGACCGCGTTCGCATTGGACCTGCTGGTCCGGCCCGGCATCGCGGTCGTCGTCACCGGAGCGATGCGGCACGCGAGCATGCCCGGTACCGACGGGCCTGCAAACCTGGTGGACGCGGTGCGTACAGCCGCGACCGAGGGAGCCGAGCACCACGGGGTACTGGTCGCGATCGGAAATGCCGTGCATTTCGCCCGAGAGGTCCGCAAGGTACATACCCAGTGGATCAACGCGTTCCAGTCCACCGACATCGGCCCCGCCGGGACCATCGCCGAGAGGCGGATCGTATTGCGGCCGCGCAGCTACACCAGGCCATTGCTTGATGCCGCACGGCTGACCAAGCCGATCAAGCCGGCAGCCCTGGTCACACTCGGCATGGACGACGACGGCTGGTGGCTATCGTCTGCGGCTCAGACATCAGCCCTCGTCGTCGCCGCGCTCGGCGGCGGGCATATACCCACACGTCTCAGTGAGAGGATTACCCGGCTGGCCCAAAGCATTCCGGTCGTGCTCGCCTCTCGCACCGGATCTGGACACATGCTCACCGAAACCTATGGCGGCTTCGCCGGCGCCGAAGTCGAGTTGCTCGGCGCCGGACTCGTCTCAGCCGGTTCACTGGACGGGCTCAAGTCCAGGATCGCTCTGACCTTGCTCACCGCTTCCGGCATGGATACCGAAGAGAACCGAAGAGATCAGGCGGTTCTTCGCCAAACTCAACGAGGCACAGCCGAGCTAAGGACCCTGCCGGAAACCCGTGGACCCGACGCCGTTGCGGGAGCACACGGTGCTGTCCAGTTGCGCTGA
- a CDS encoding MFS transporter, whose product MTTTAENTSRRGQSTRAVMASWVGTTVEYYDFTIYGLASSVIFGQLFFPTDDAFIGTLLSFATFAIGFIARPLGAVVFGHFGDRLGRKAVLIATLVLMGASTFAIGLLPTYHQVGVLAPILLVTARLAQGFSVGGEYGGAVLLAVEHSEQKERGFRGSLINTGTSAGLLLANLVFLAVLQLPDDQLMSWGWRMPFLLSALLILVGLFIRYRLDESPDFKDVREHGAAQRLPVVDVFRECGGRVALTAVGILGAGVTFTLTTVYSLQYGEAVLGLDRGVMVSVLLPATVVILVCIPLAGKLADRFSTRKVFLAGAMSMAVLPFVWLSLLETHQYWLMLLGFALLFVGYSANYAAVPALFSEVFPPQLRYTGLSIGFTLGLIIGNAIAPVMATSLHEATGSWVAIALYMAGVSLLSVFAGYFLKVHQKPRAEVEAAEAQG is encoded by the coding sequence ATGACAACAACCGCCGAGAACACCTCGCGCCGTGGTCAAAGCACCCGAGCCGTAATGGCAAGTTGGGTCGGCACCACCGTCGAGTACTACGACTTCACCATCTACGGTCTCGCGTCCTCAGTGATCTTCGGTCAACTCTTCTTCCCGACCGACGATGCGTTCATCGGAACCCTGCTCTCCTTCGCCACCTTCGCGATCGGATTCATCGCGCGGCCGTTGGGTGCCGTTGTGTTCGGGCACTTCGGCGACCGGCTCGGCCGCAAGGCAGTCCTGATCGCGACGCTCGTGCTGATGGGAGCATCGACGTTCGCCATCGGCCTGCTGCCCACCTATCACCAGGTCGGCGTCTTGGCTCCGATCCTGCTCGTCACGGCCAGGCTCGCGCAGGGTTTCTCGGTCGGCGGCGAGTACGGTGGAGCCGTCCTGCTCGCGGTCGAACACTCTGAACAGAAAGAGCGCGGCTTCCGCGGATCACTCATCAACACCGGGACCTCGGCAGGGCTGCTGCTCGCCAACCTGGTTTTCCTCGCTGTCCTGCAACTGCCGGATGACCAGCTGATGTCCTGGGGTTGGCGAATGCCGTTCCTGCTCAGCGCGCTCCTGATCCTCGTCGGGTTGTTCATCCGGTACCGACTGGACGAGAGTCCGGACTTCAAGGACGTGCGGGAACACGGCGCGGCGCAGCGGCTTCCGGTGGTGGACGTGTTCCGGGAATGCGGCGGACGAGTGGCACTCACCGCTGTAGGAATTCTCGGCGCTGGAGTCACCTTCACCCTGACAACTGTGTACAGCTTGCAGTACGGCGAAGCTGTGCTCGGTCTGGACCGGGGTGTGATGGTCTCGGTGTTGCTGCCGGCGACCGTCGTGATTCTCGTTTGCATTCCACTCGCAGGGAAGCTCGCCGACCGATTCAGTACGCGGAAGGTGTTCCTTGCCGGGGCGATGTCGATGGCCGTGCTGCCGTTCGTCTGGCTGAGTCTGCTGGAAACACACCAGTACTGGCTCATGCTTCTCGGGTTCGCACTGCTATTCGTGGGCTATTCGGCGAACTACGCTGCCGTACCGGCCTTGTTCTCGGAGGTCTTTCCACCGCAGCTTCGGTATACCGGGCTGTCCATCGGTTTCACGCTCGGCCTGATCATCGGCAACGCCATCGCGCCCGTCATGGCCACATCCCTACACGAGGCGACCGGTAGTTGGGTTGCCATCGCGCTATACATGGCGGGCGTTTCGCTGCTGTCCGTCTTCGCCGGTTACTTCCTCAAAGTGCACCAAAAGCCTCGTGCGGAGGTCGAGGCTGCCGAGGCTCAGGGCTAA
- a CDS encoding PDR/VanB family oxidoreductase: MLDLEVRQLRVESENVLSVQLADPQNRILPAWEPGAHIDLTLGGHIRQYSLCGDPADRRSYRVAVLRETLSRGGSSYVHEELRPGHQVEVGGPRNHFSLLPAKEYVFIAGGIGVTPILPMIAEADRQGAPWRLVYGGRRRGSMAFLDELAAYGERVVIWPEKEYGLIDLLDVLGEAREDAAVYCCGPEALLAAVEQRCEDWPDGTLHTERFTAAARGDDPSDLRAFEVVVASSGKSFRIPPGRSVLEVLDEAGIRVPSACTDGICGSCETGVLSGQPVHRDLILDSGNTDSMMLCVSRAQSDEIVLDL; the protein is encoded by the coding sequence GTGCTGGATCTGGAAGTGCGGCAGCTTCGTGTGGAATCCGAGAACGTACTGTCGGTGCAGCTAGCTGATCCGCAGAACCGGATACTGCCCGCTTGGGAGCCTGGCGCGCACATCGATCTCACACTGGGCGGACACATCCGGCAGTACTCGTTGTGCGGTGATCCAGCCGACCGCCGCAGCTATCGCGTCGCGGTGCTGCGCGAGACCCTGTCCAGGGGTGGCTCGAGCTACGTGCACGAAGAGTTGCGGCCGGGGCACCAGGTGGAGGTCGGGGGGCCGCGCAACCACTTCTCGCTGCTGCCGGCGAAGGAGTACGTCTTCATCGCCGGGGGCATCGGCGTCACGCCGATCCTGCCGATGATCGCGGAGGCCGACCGTCAAGGAGCTCCATGGCGGCTTGTCTACGGTGGCAGGCGGCGCGGATCGATGGCGTTCCTTGACGAACTCGCCGCGTATGGCGAGCGCGTCGTGATCTGGCCGGAGAAAGAGTACGGGCTCATCGATCTTCTCGATGTGCTGGGCGAGGCTCGTGAAGATGCCGCGGTGTACTGCTGTGGCCCAGAGGCGTTGCTCGCTGCGGTGGAGCAGCGATGTGAGGACTGGCCCGACGGGACGTTGCATACGGAGCGATTCACGGCGGCGGCGCGTGGGGACGACCCCAGCGACCTACGCGCATTCGAGGTCGTTGTGGCGTCATCCGGAAAAAGCTTCCGGATTCCCCCGGGGCGGTCGGTGCTGGAAGTGCTCGACGAGGCCGGTATCCGTGTGCCGAGTGCGTGTACGGACGGAATCTGTGGAAGCTGCGAGACCGGTGTGCTGTCCGGTCAGCCTGTGCATCGGGATTTGATTCTGGACAGCGGCAACACCGATTCGATGATGCTGTGCGTCTCTCGGGCGCAATCGGATGAGATCGTGCTCGATCTGTAA
- a CDS encoding Rieske 2Fe-2S domain-containing protein: MAAGQGTVSNEAAPRRSRGRAEEPSGPPVQQGADWSSWRTYQSAELGFRNYWYPTVWAHQVGSKPVPITLVGERIVLIREGDKVYGLHDRCPHRGVPLSHGRRQFPGTVSCPYHGWTFGLETGKLCAVITDGPESPICGKTGVATYPVEERLGLLFVYIGDLKPGETPPPVERDIPDELNNNAFVMGGRTDIRRGNWRFAAENGFDEGHAKYLHNTALWRLFKVMPTWNKTRIVEKDGWLIRKQDEVHWEADFPGVGKFTNKRWWKRTPLPDRPGKSDNINPVIADMDLPGFVSIRLPGLLRVAYPHFIHFEWYVPVDADHVRYVQLMVRFESGAKARLFQLKYLAAIRWLFHGQFTQQDAWMVDVMDAPPEKLYRPDLSITAWRKHIEDTAPVVQPTERRPGH, translated from the coding sequence ATGGCAGCAGGACAGGGAACAGTGAGTAACGAGGCCGCCCCACGCCGGTCGCGCGGTAGGGCTGAAGAGCCTTCCGGTCCGCCGGTACAGCAAGGCGCGGACTGGAGTTCCTGGCGTACCTACCAATCGGCGGAGCTGGGCTTTCGGAACTACTGGTACCCGACCGTGTGGGCCCACCAGGTGGGGAGCAAACCCGTACCGATCACCCTTGTCGGGGAGCGGATCGTGCTGATCCGCGAGGGGGACAAGGTGTATGGGCTGCACGATCGCTGTCCGCACCGCGGCGTTCCGCTGTCTCACGGACGGCGCCAGTTCCCAGGTACGGTGAGCTGCCCGTATCACGGCTGGACCTTCGGTTTGGAAACCGGGAAGCTCTGCGCGGTGATCACTGATGGTCCGGAGTCCCCGATCTGCGGAAAGACCGGCGTTGCGACCTATCCCGTGGAGGAACGGCTTGGCCTGCTGTTCGTCTACATCGGTGACCTCAAGCCGGGAGAAACTCCTCCTCCCGTGGAACGGGATATCCCGGACGAACTTAACAACAACGCGTTCGTCATGGGCGGGCGGACTGACATCCGCCGGGGTAACTGGCGCTTTGCCGCTGAGAATGGATTCGACGAGGGACACGCCAAGTATCTACATAACACCGCGTTGTGGCGACTGTTCAAGGTGATGCCCACCTGGAACAAGACGCGGATCGTGGAAAAGGACGGCTGGCTCATCCGGAAACAGGATGAGGTGCACTGGGAAGCGGATTTTCCGGGCGTTGGCAAGTTCACCAACAAGCGTTGGTGGAAGAGGACTCCGCTGCCGGACCGGCCGGGCAAGTCGGACAACATCAACCCGGTGATCGCGGACATGGACCTACCGGGGTTCGTGTCGATCCGCCTGCCAGGTCTGCTGCGTGTCGCCTACCCGCACTTCATCCACTTCGAGTGGTACGTACCGGTGGATGCCGATCACGTCCGCTATGTGCAGCTCATGGTGCGGTTCGAGAGCGGAGCCAAGGCCAGACTGTTCCAGCTCAAGTACCTCGCCGCGATCCGCTGGCTGTTCCATGGACAGTTCACGCAGCAGGACGCCTGGATGGTCGATGTGATGGACGCGCCGCCGGAGAAGCTGTACCGGCCGGACCTGTCGATCACCGCGTGGCGGAAGCACATCGAGGACACGGCGCCCGTGGTACAGCCGACCGAACGGCGTCCAGGTCACTGA